The Mesorhizobium sp. INR15 region TGGCCCGAAGGCGTAGTCAGCGGCCAGTTGTGGTGGAGCCCGCGGAACCTGTGGTCGACGCCAACGCGGCGAATGCGTCGAGTGGCTATTTCTTTGCCGGCGGCATGGGGGTGATCGCGGTTCTGATCCCCTGGTATTTCGAGCTGCCGCTCAATTTCGACGTTACCGACCGTGAATTCAATCCGTTGGCATTTGTCCCGGTCGTCTTCGCCGTCATCGGGCTTTACGCATTGCTGAAAGCGATCCGCGACACGCTGCGCGTGCGCAAGTTCGGCGCCACGACGCTTCACGCCGGCGCGGCAAGACCTGGCGGCCGGTTTGAAGGCATGCTCCGGTCGAGCCGCGATCTGGCTCCCTCCGGCGACTACACGGTCAAATTGCGATGCATCCGCACCTACCGGGTGGGCGGGCCGATCGTGAATACAGCCGGGGGAGAGAAGTCGACTTACAGGGAAGAAATCAAATACGAGGAAAAGCTGGCCGTCCCGCGTGGTTCGGTGCAGTCGAGCGTCGGCATCCCCTTCGCCTTCGCGATCCCCGCCGATGCGCCTCCCTCGGTCGGCCCACCGGTATACGAACGCCGGCATGGCAATGTACGCTGGATCCTGACAGTCACCGCGCCGATGCCGGGTGTCGACTACTACGCCGTTTTCGCGATCGACATGAGGCGGTAAGCCGGAACAACCGATGCGCCGTCAGCTCTTCGCGATGCGGTCGAAAGCCATCAAGCGCTCGAGCAATGCCGGCATGTCCTTCAACGGCACCATGTTGGGGCCGTCAGACGACGTCGAATTGTCGGGGTCCTGATGAGTCTCGATGAAGACGCCGGCAACGCCAACGGCAACGGCCGCGCGGGCCAGCGTCTCGACAAAGCGGCGCTCGCCGCCTGAAGAACCGCCCTGCCCGCCCGGCTGCTGCACCGAATGGGTGGCGTCGAAAATGACCGGTGCGCCGATCTCGGCCATGATGGGCAGCGCACGCATGTCGGAGACCAGCGTGTTATAGCCGAAGGACGCGCCACGCTCTGTAACCAGAACATTGGCGTTGCCGGAGCCGGTGATCTTGGCGACGACGTTCTTCATGTCCCAGGGGGCGAGAAACTGGCCCTTCTTCACATTGATGATCTTGCCGGTTTTCGCGGCGGCGACCAGCATATCGGTCTGGCGCGAGAGAAAGGCCGGGATCTGCAAGATATCGACATGTGGGGCGACGATCGCGCACTGTTCCTCGGTATGGACGTCGGTCAGCACCGGGAGCGAGAATTCCTTGCGCAAATCGTCGAAGACCGGCAGCGCCGCCTCCAACCCGGCGCCTCGGGTGGCCGACAGCGAGGTACGATTGGCCTTGTCGTAGCTCGTCTTGTAGACGAGGCCGATGCCGAGCTTTTGCGTCAGTTCTTTCAGCGCGCCGGCCATGTCGAAGGCGTGCTGGCGCGATTCAAACTGGCAAGGACCAGCGATCAGCGACAATGGCGCGGTGTTGTCAAAGACGACATTGCCGACAGTCACGGACGAATTGGGCTTGCTCATCTGGTCTCCTGGAAAACAAAGGCGGCGCCCTGTCCGGGTGCCGGCCGCACGATAATGCCATTGCCGCGTATATCGTGGTTGATGGCATTGGCTGCAAGCAGCCTCGAAAGCGCGTCAATACTGCGGACTGAAAACACGATCGCGGCAAACCGGAATTTCGATGGCATGCCGGTCGCTAGGCCGAAACGCGCTTCAAAGGCCTCGGGGTCCAGCAGTGTCAATGTGGCATTCGGCAAGTGAAATATCGTGCCGCTCTGTTCCACCGCGCCCGTGGCGATCGACACGAGGCGACTCTGCGTGGCAGGCGCGTCGCTGACGGCTATGATTTCGACCATCCCTTCGGCGCCATTGGCATGGGCCTGCAGCGCCGTGCGGTCCACTTTCGGGGCGTTGACCCGCTCGCAGGCAAACAGAAAAGCATCCGCCTGCGTGTCATTGGCTGCGAAGGCAAGTTTGAACGATGCGATATCGCTCTTTCCGGAGGGATCGGCGAAAGCGCGCGAAAAGCTGAGTATCTCTCCTGCCGAGATTCCAGCTTCGGCATAACGTGCATGGTCCGAATCGGCGCTGTCAGTACCCAGAACCAGTGCGGAGAACCCTTCGTCGCCTCGGCTGTCGCGATAGGTGCGGTCGCGTGCCACGAAGACGTTTCCGTTGGCGATGGCCGCCATCGCCGCGTGCTCGTCGCCGACGGCCAGCGGTTCAAGATAGGTGCCGTCCGAGAGGAAGACGCAGCAGTTTTCGGTGCCGAAAGGATGAACCCCAGTCGGTGCAACGATAAAGCCAAGCGCGGCGAGCCTGGCACGCGCCGTATCCAGGTTCTGCGTCGGCAGCACCAGATGATCAAGCGGATGGGTGCCGGTGGTTCTTGTACGGGTCATCCGGCGCGATGTGCATCATTCCGCAAAGCGGTTCAAGGCTTGATCGCCATCTCCGGCCTCTGCGGCACAGCAACAGCCTTCGAAGCAATCTCGGCGCTGGATCAGCTTCCGGCTACCACATCTGCCGAATAGCGCAGTTCGCGCAATGGTTTGACGTGGCTTGTGGTCTTTGCGTAGAGCGGATGCGCCTTGTAGGCGGCCAGGGCCGCATCATCGGCGAACTCGGCATAGACAACCACGTCGATCGCGTCCGAGAGTGGATCGACCTTGGTGTTGTAAGTCACCTCGAACAGACTGGAATGGGGGATGCCGCCGAGCGCGAGCAGGCCGGTGCGCACTGCCTCTATATCCTCATTACGCCGCGCGCTGAAGAAAACGATATGCCGGATCAACCCAGCCTCCTCGATCAAATATGCCGGGGTCTTTTGTTACGGCGATACGGTCGCGTCAACCGTCCACAACGCCGCGCTTCCGTTGGCCGCACAGGTGTCGAATGCGGGCTTCAGTGCGAGGATTCGCCGGGGGAAAGGCCGCTCGGCCTTACTTGCCCGTGATGTAATGGATGGCGTGAGTCGTCTGCCTCACCGCGAGATCAAGATAGCGGCCCTGATTATAGAGCCCGTCCCAGATCAGGAAGAAAGCGATGGCGGAGATGACGATTACATAACGCATGGCTAAAGCTATCGCATCAGGATGGCCGCGGCCATAGAATTCCAATGCCGGCTGGCGTCCATCCCACAATCTTTCTGGCCAAGCCGCATCTGTTGGCCTGGGCCCGTTCTGGAAGCCGGCTTCGACACGCCGAGAGACATTTTGTCCGCATCAAGCGTGAAACTCGGCGTCGATTGCCCCGTACCTCTTCATTGACCACCGCATGCCGCTTCAACAGCGCCATGACAGCCAAAAAGTCGATGCAAGGGGACCAGATGAACATCGTGCCTATCAACCGCGGCAAAGACGGCGGCAGAAAAAAGATCGCGGTCATTGGATCGGGAATTTCAGGAGCCGCAGCCGCCTGGGCACTTCATCCATCAGCCGATGTCACCTTGTTTGAAGCATCGGCCCGCCCAGGCGGGCACACTGCCACCGTAGACATCGACTATGACGGCGCGCCAGTCTCGGTGGACACCGGCTTCATCGTTTACAACGAACTTGCCTACCCGGACCTCACCGCGCTGTTTTCGAATCTGGGCGTCGCCACGCATGAAAGCGATATGGGGTTTTCGCTGTCGCTGGACGGTGGCAAGCTCGAATGGTGCGGTTCGACGCTGCGCACGATATTTGCCCAGAAACGCAATTTCTTCTCGCCCGGCTTTCTATGGATGCTGCGCGAAATCCTGCGGTTCAACAAGGAATGCGTCGTTGACCGCGACAGTGGCACTCTCGGACATATCACGATCGGCGATTACCTGGAGAAGAAGCGCTACTCGGCTGTATTCCGCGACAACTATCTGATGCCGATGGCGGCCGCGATCTGGTCGACACCACGGGCCAGGATGCTGGATTACCCGGCGTCGAGTTTCATCTCCTTTTTCGAAAACCACCGCCTCATCCACAGCGAACGTCCGGCATGGCGGACAGTGAGCGGTGGCTCAAAAAACTATCTGCAGAAGCTGCTGGCGCCGCTCGGTTCGCGCCTGAAACTTTCCGCACCAGTCAAAACCATGGTTCGCGACGCCTTCGGCATCACTGTTTGGGCCGGCGACATGCCGCCCGACCGTTTCGACAATGTCATCATCGCCACCCATAGCGATCAGGCGCTTGCCATGCTGGGTGATGCTTCAAGCGTTGAGGAGACGATCCTTTCGGCGATCCCCTATCGGCCAAACCGGGTAATCCTGCATCGCGATCCGCGGCTTATGCCGAAACGCAGCGCTGCCTGGTCGGCATGGAACTATCTGCGTTCGTCCTGCGACCGCAACGAGACGGAAGTATCCGTGACATACTGGATGAATCGCCTGCAAGGCATCGACGAGAACAAGCCATTGTTTGTTTCGCTCAATCCGGTCGTCGAGCCGCGTGAAGAACT contains the following coding sequences:
- the kdsA gene encoding 3-deoxy-8-phosphooctulonate synthase, with the translated sequence MSKPNSSVTVGNVVFDNTAPLSLIAGPCQFESRQHAFDMAGALKELTQKLGIGLVYKTSYDKANRTSLSATRGAGLEAALPVFDDLRKEFSLPVLTDVHTEEQCAIVAPHVDILQIPAFLSRQTDMLVAAAKTGKIINVKKGQFLAPWDMKNVVAKITGSGNANVLVTERGASFGYNTLVSDMRALPIMAEIGAPVIFDATHSVQQPGGQGGSSGGERRFVETLARAAVAVGVAGVFIETHQDPDNSTSSDGPNMVPLKDMPALLERLMAFDRIAKS
- a CDS encoding VOC family protein, whose amino-acid sequence is MTRTRTTGTHPLDHLVLPTQNLDTARARLAALGFIVAPTGVHPFGTENCCVFLSDGTYLEPLAVGDEHAAMAAIANGNVFVARDRTYRDSRGDEGFSALVLGTDSADSDHARYAEAGISAGEILSFSRAFADPSGKSDIASFKLAFAANDTQADAFLFACERVNAPKVDRTALQAHANGAEGMVEIIAVSDAPATQSRLVSIATGAVEQSGTIFHLPNATLTLLDPEAFEARFGLATGMPSKFRFAAIVFSVRSIDALSRLLAANAINHDIRGNGIIVRPAPGQGAAFVFQETR
- a CDS encoding Dabb family protein produces the protein MIRHIVFFSARRNEDIEAVRTGLLALGGIPHSSLFEVTYNTKVDPLSDAIDVVVYAEFADDAALAAYKAHPLYAKTTSHVKPLRELRYSADVVAGS
- a CDS encoding NAD(P)/FAD-dependent oxidoreductase, encoding MNIVPINRGKDGGRKKIAVIGSGISGAAAAWALHPSADVTLFEASARPGGHTATVDIDYDGAPVSVDTGFIVYNELAYPDLTALFSNLGVATHESDMGFSLSLDGGKLEWCGSTLRTIFAQKRNFFSPGFLWMLREILRFNKECVVDRDSGTLGHITIGDYLEKKRYSAVFRDNYLMPMAAAIWSTPRARMLDYPASSFISFFENHRLIHSERPAWRTVSGGSKNYLQKLLAPLGSRLKLSAPVKTMVRDAFGITVWAGDMPPDRFDNVIIATHSDQALAMLGDASSVEETILSAIPYRPNRVILHRDPRLMPKRSAAWSAWNYLRSSCDRNETEVSVTYWMNRLQGIDENKPLFVSLNPVVEPREELVFGEWVFDHPQYDARALSAQARLDDIQGVRGTYFAGAWTGHGFHEDGLRSGLDAAIALGATVPWRTASALPELALAAE